The sequence below is a genomic window from Streptomyces sp. NBC_00582.
CCAGGTGCCCCGATGGGTGACTGCCCGGTGTCAGGGGGCCGCATGCCCACGGCGCCTGATCCGGCGCCGTGGGTGGGGTGTCAGATCCAGCTCAGGGACCAGAGGCGGAACACGCCGTTGCCGTCGGCCAGGTACTGGCCGCCGCCGACGTCCGCGTCGGTGACGACGTACTCCTTGCGCTGCCACAGCGGGATCACCGGCACGTCGTCGGCGACGGTCTGCTGGAGGTTCCTGAAGTCGTCGGCGACCTGGCTGCGGTCGGCGTACCGCTGGCTGTTGGTGATGTACCCGTCGACGGTCTTGCTGCTGTAGCCGGTGTTCATGGTGGAGCCGGTGCCGACGAGCGGGCCCGCGTAGGTGTCCGGGTCGGGGTAGTCGGCGACCCAGCCGACGGCGTACGCGTCGAGCTTGCCGCTCGCCCACCGCTTCTGGAAGTCGGTCCACTCGTAACCCTTGACGTCCACCTTGAACAGACCGGAGGCCTCGAGCTGCCGCTTGATCTCCTTCGCCTCGGCCTCGGCGGCGCCGCTGCCCAGGCCGTAGCCGTAGGTGAAGTGCACCGGGATGCTGACGCCGGCCTCCTGAAGGAGCTTGCCGGCCTTCTCGGTGCTCTGCCGGGGATAGGTGTCGAAGAACGAGGTCGTGTGGCCGGTGAGGCCCGCCGGGATGAGCGAGTACAGCGGGTCGACGGTGCCGTCGTAGACGGTCGCGGCGAGCTGTTCGCGGTTGATCAGCCACGCCATCGCCTTGCGTACGTCCGTGGAGTGCAGCGGCGAGGACGCGCGGGTGTTGAAGTACAGGTTGCGGGTCTCGGAGCTGTCGGCCTCGCTGACGCGCATGTCGGGGTCGCTGGCGTTGAGGGAGGCGAGGACGGCGGGCGGGAGCTGACGGGAGGCCACGTCGAGGTCCTTGGCCTTCCACCCCTTCTCCAGGGCGTCCGGGTCGGCGTAGTAACGCAGTTCGATCGGCGCGCCGGTCTTCACGGCGCCCTTGTAGCGCGCGTTGGGTTCGAGGTCGACCCGCTTGCCCTTTGTGTACGACGCCAGCGTGTACGGGCCCGTGCCGTCGACGGAGGTGCCGCTGCGCAGGCCGTCGGCCGGGTAGCGGGTGTGGTCGACGATCGAACCGGCTCCGGTGGCCACCTTGAACGGGAAGGTGGCGTCCGGGGTGGTCAGATGGAAGGTGACCTTCAGACCGTCGGCGTCCACCGACTTCAGGGTGGACAGCAGCGAGGCCGGACCGACATCGGCGTTGATCTTCTTGACCCGGTCGAAGGAGAACTTCACGTCCTCGGCGGTCACCTTGCGGCCGCTGGGGAAGGTGAGGTCGTCCCGCAGCTCGCAGGTGTACGTGGTCAGCCCGCTCTTCGGGAAGGAACAGCTTTTGGCGGCGTCCGGGACGGGTGAGACGCCGCCCGGCGCGTAGGTCAGCAGCGACTGGAAGACGTTGCTGAACAACGCCCAGGAACCGGCGTCGTAGGCGCCCGCCGGGTCGAGTGACGTGATGGTGTCCGTCGTGCCCACGGTGATGGTGGCGTCGCTGTTCTCCCGCGACGGCAGCAACTGCCAGCCGCCCAAGCCCACGATCGCGAGAACCAGCAGTGTCACGAGGATCCGCATGCGAACCGAGCGCATGGTGATGCCCTGCCCTCCCCGGGCCACAAGAAGGCCCAGTACTACACAGAAAGCCACCCCCCTTGGTGGCGGGCTCACCTAACCACACGTGTTTCGGCGGGCGGAAGGGACTTCTGGGTAGGTGAGAAAGAACTTACCGACGCGTTGTTTCCAGCCGGTTTCACAGGATTTTCTCAAGGTCCGCCTCAGGCCTGACGGGACGCCAGCTCGATCACCGTGATGTCCGAGGGCGCGCCCACGCGCGTCGGCGGGCCCCAGGCACCGGCGCCCCGCGAGACGTACAACTGGGTGTCGCCGTAGCGTTCCAGACCGGCCAGGGTCGGGTTCGCGGCCCCGGCGATCAGGTTGCCGGGGAAGAGCTGTCCGCCGTGGGTGTGGCCGGAGAGCTGGAGGTCGACGCCGTGGCGTACGGCGTCGTGGATCTGGACGGGCTGGTGGGCGAGGAGCACGCACGCGCGCGTGGTGTCCCGGTCGCCGAGGGCGCGGGTGAAGTCGGGGCCCTGGCCCTCGCTCTCACCTGCGAGGTCGTTGACACCGGCGAGGTCGAACCAGGGGAGTTCGGTGCGCTCGTTCTCCAGGGGGTCGATGCCGAGCCGGCGCACCTCCTCGACCCACTGTTCGGCGCCGGAGAAGTACTCGTGGTTGCCGGTGACGAAGAAGCTGCCGTGCCGGGCGCGCAGCCCGGCGAGCGGGGCGGCCGCCGGGCCCAGGTCCTTCACACTGCCGTCGACGAGGTCGCCGACGACGGCGATCAGGTCGGGCTGGGTGGCGTTGATCGTGTCGACGACCTTCTGCGCGAAGCCCCGGCCGAGGACCGGGCCGAGGTGGATGTCGCTGACGACGGCGATCCGGTAGCCGTGGGCGGTGCGCGGAAGCTTGGCCAGCGGGACGGTCACCCGCTTCACCTTCGGACCGCGCAGCACGCCGTAGGTACCGGCGCCGACGGTCCCCACGGCCACCGCGGCGGCGGCGCCGCCGACCACGCGGGAGACGAAGAGGCGTCGGGAGGGGCCGCCCGTTTCGGCCGGGGGGGCCACCGGCTCCGACGGCTCGGGGCCGGGAGGCCCGGCCGGTGACTCCGGGGCGACCGGGGCCGACCGCTCGGCCGCACCGGTGCGGGCCCCCGCCGGGACCGGTGCAGGCGCCGGCTGCCCGGCGCGGGCCCGCCGCTCCAGGAAGCGGCGCAGCAGGGGTCGTACGATCTCGCCCGCGACGACGCCCAGCAGCAGGTAGATCGACAGGGCGAGCCACAGGAAGCCCGGCCAGGCGAGGGTGCGCTGGAGCCAGAAGGGGGCGCCGGTGCGCTCCCCGACGAGGGCGCCGATCGCCAGGGCCCAGCCGCCCGCGATCAGTGCGGCGCCGCCGCGTCGTGCCCAGCCGGGGCCGCGGGTCGTGTCGCGGAACAGTCGGCGCCACAGGTACCAGTTGGCGCCGACCAGGACCGTCAGCGCGAGCAGCGCGAAGACAACCACCATCGGCTATGACGTCCGGCGCAGTGCGCGCAGACCGCGCAACCCGATGACCCCGATGGCCGTCCCCAATACGAAGGAGACGACGGCGAGCGTCAGGTGGACCCAGAAGTACGCCGTGGGGTGGCCGTCGTCGAAGGCGAGCCCACTGCTGTCCTTGGCCAGGTTTTTGATGAAAGTGACCCAGATGATCCAGCTCCACACCCCGAAGGCGAGCAGGAACCAGGAGAGGGGGCGGCTGAGCTTCATGGGTTCAGTATCGCCGTCGGGTGTCCGGTTCGATGACGGGGGTGGGGAGGGCGGCGGGACTTCCCGTCGCCTGCCAGGTACGTTCTCCGTCGTGCCCGCACCCATGAAGCAGACCGTCAGGCGATCCCTGCTGGTCACCGCAGCGTCCCTCACCTCGTTCGCGCTGTCGGCGCCCGTCTCCCTCGCCGCGCCGAGTCCGACTCCTTCTTCTTCTCCGTCTCCTTCCGGGAGCGCGTCCCCCTCGGCCACTCCCCCGGCGACGATGTCCAGCGTCGGCGGTGCCCGGCTCGGGCAGGCGGGGACGCAGGTGGCGCTCGCGGGGGACGCGCCGGTGGTGCCGAAGGATCTCACCGCGCGGTCGTGGATCGTCGCGGACGCGGAGTCGGGTGACGTGCTGGCGGCGCACAACGCGCACTGGCGGCTGCCCCCGGCGAGCACGATGAAGATGCTGTTCGCGGACACCGTGCTGCCGAAGTTCCCGAGGACCACCGCGCACAAGGTCGTGCCGAAGGACCTGGAGGGCATCGGGTCGGGCTCCAGCCTGGTCGGGATAAAGGAGAACGAGACCTACACGGTCCACGACCTCTGGCTCGGGGTCTTCCTGCGGTCCGGCAACGACGCCGTGCATGTGCTGTCGTCGATGAACGGCGGAGTCGCGGACACCGTCAAGGAGATGAACCAGCACGCCGAGGAGCTCCAGGCCCTCGACACGCACGTCGTCTCGCCCGACGGCTACGACGCTCCCGGGCAGGTCTCCTCCGCCTACGACCTGACGCTGATCGCTCGGTCGGGGCTGCAGAAGAAGGACTTCCGCGAGTACTGCTCGACGGTCTCGGCCAAGTTCCCGGGCGAGACGAAGAAGAACAAGAAGGGCAAGAAGGTCCGGGGGTCCTTCGAGATCCAGAACACCAACCGGCTGCTGGCCGGTGACTACGACATCTCGCAGTACCCGGGCATCGCGGGGGTGAAGAACGGCAACACGACCAACGCGGGCGCGACCTTCACGGGGGTTGCCGAGCGTGCCGGGCGGGTGCTGCTCGTCACCGTGATGAACCCGGAGAAGACCGACCACAACGAGGTCTACAAGGAGACCGCGAAGCTGTTCGACTGGGGGTTCGCCGCGGCCGGGAAGGTGACGCCGGTGGGCGAGCTGGTCCCGCCGCAGGGGGCGGCGCCCAGCGCGCAGGCCAGTGCGCAGCCGGGTGCGAACCCGTCCTCCGGCGCGTCCGCGGAGGCCGGCAGGGGCGGCACCTCCCAGCAGCCGGTGGCGAGCGCGGTCGCCGACGACGGCTCCCGCGGCATGTGGACCGCACTGGGCATCGCGGGCGGCGTGGTGGTGCTGCTCGCCGCCGGGGCGTACGTCGTCAACCGCCGCTGGCCGTTGCCGGATCTGGTACGCCGTCGCCGCTGACGTCTTCGTCGAACGCGCTCTCGGGCGCGCTGCCGGTGGCTGTCCAGGCGGCGCAGTACAGGACCAGTTTCGAGGTGAGGTTGATCCACAGCAGCAGGGCGATGGGGACGCCGAACGCGCCGTACATGCTCTTGCCGGCCACGCCCTGCATATAGCCGCTGAGCAGGAGCTTCAGCAGTTCGAAGCCGACGGCGCCGATCAGGGCCGCGACGAGGAGACGGCGGCGGGTGGGCTCTACGCCGGGCAGCAAGGTCAGGACGTACAGCAGGAGCAGGAAGTCGGCGAGGACGGCGATGGTGAAGGCGGCGACGCGCAGCAGGATGCCGCCCCAGCCCGCCTTGTCGATGCCGAGGGCGTCGGTGATCCGGCCGACCAGGGCGGAGGCGACGGTGGAGATGGCGAGGGTGACGAGGACCGCGCCGCCGAGTCCGACGAGGATGCCGGCGTCCTTGCCCTTGCTGAGGACCGGGTTCTCCTCCTGGTCGGGCAGCTCCCACACCGCGCGCAGACAGTCCCGCATCTGACCGACCCAGCCGATGCCGGTGAGCAGCAGCAGGGCGCCGGCGATGAGGCCGACCGTGCCGGCGTTCTGCACCAGGTCGTGGATGTTGAGCTGGTCGGAGATGCCGGGGACCTGGTCGGCGATCTTGTTCTGGAGTTCCTGCTGCTGGGACTCGCTGAGGGTGGCTGCGGCGATCGCGGCGGCCAGGGTGAGCAGCGGGAAGAGCGCGATGAAGCTGATGAACGTCATCGCGGCGGCGAGCCGGGTCCATTTCACCCGGTCCAGTCGTTCGTACGACCGCCACCCGTGCGTGGCCATGAGGCGGGCCACCCACGGCCCGATGCCGGGAAGCTGTTTCAGCCAGTCCATGATCCGACTCTGCCCCGCTCGCGGTGGTTGACGCGAAAGACGAGGGTCCGAGTACCCCAGAAACGCAGGACAGTCGCCAGGGCCATGCCGACGACGGCCCCGGAGACGGTGTCGGCGCGCCGTGAGGTGAGTCCGAGGCCGTAGTGGCTGACGGTGAGACAGAGGAGCTGGACGAGGGCGCCGGCGAGGTTGACGGCGAAGAACACGGCGTAGGAGTGCGGGCCACGCGCGCGTGCGTGGCGGTAGGTGCCGAGCGTGTTGCCGAGGTAGGCGACCGTGCACCCCGCGAGGAAGGACAGGGTCTTCGCGGTGAGCGGGCCGAGTCCGGCCGGGCCGCGCAGCCAGGTGAAGAGGCCGAGGTCGGCGGCGTAGGCGACGAGGCCCACGGCGGCGAAGCCCAGCAGCTCGCGGCGGGCGGCTACCAATGGGCCACCGCCAGCGCGTACATGGCGAGCCAGGCGAGGCCGATCAGGGCGAGGGCGCGGTCGCCGAGGACCACCTCCTCGGGTTCGCCCGCGGTGCCGCGGTCGGCGAAGACGGCGTAGCGCAGGACGGCGAGGATGAACGCGACCATCGAGAGCTGACGCCAGGGCAGCAGGCCGGGGTGCGGGGCGCCGCTCTCCTCCAGGGCCCACAGGCAGTAGCCGAGGACGGCGACCCCGGCCGCGAGCTGCCAGACGAAGCGCAGGTAGCCGGTGGTGTACTCGGTGAGCAACACGCGGGTGACCCCCGCTTTTCCGGCCATCTGGACGGCCTCGGAGTAGCGCTTGGCGGAGACCATGAACAGCGCGCCGAAGCCGGTGGTGATCAGGAACCAGCGGGAGAGCGGGATGCCGAGCGCGAGCCCGCCGGCCACGGCCCGCATGAGGAAGCCGGTGGTGACGACGACGAGGTCCACGACCAGGACGTGCTTCAGGCTGACGCAGTACGCCAGTTGCATGCCGAGGTAGGCGGTCAGCAGCAGCGCGACGGCCGGGTTCGTCAGCCGGGCCGCGAGGAGCGGCGCGAGGACCGCGAGGGCGCCTCCGACGGCGTACGCGACCGGTACGGGGACCTGTCCGGCGGCGACCGGGCGGTGCCGTTTGACGGGGTGGGCGCGGTCTGCCTCGGCGTCGCGGGCGTCGTTGACCAGGTAGACGGCGGCGGCGCAGGCGGTGAACAGGGCGAAGACCAGGGCGAGTTCGGTGAGCGTGCCGGCGGTGAGGAGCCGGCCGGCCGCGGCGGGGGCGGCGACGACGAGGGCGTTCTTGACCCACTGTTTGGGGCGGGCGGTACGCAGGAGGCCGCGCAGCAGGCCGCCGGGGCGGGGGCTCCGCGGCGGCGGGACGCGGCGGCGGTGGGTGCGCTGCGGGTGGAGGACCGTGTCAGCCATGGCGCCCCTCTGTCATCCACCGCTTTCCCAGGCGCGCCGTGAGCGCCCCGAGGGCCGCGCCGGCCGCCACGTCGGAGGGGTAGTGGACGCCGACGACGAGACGGGACAGGCACACCGCGAGGGCGAGGGGGGCGACGGCGGGTGCTCCGAGTGCGCCGAAGGCGACGGCGGCGGCCGCGGCGGAGGTCGCGTGCGAGCTGGGGAAGGAGTGCCGGCCCGCGGTGCGCACCAAGGGGTCGACGTGCGCGGGGCGCGGACGGCGCACGATCCGTTTCACCCCCATGCTGGCGACGTGCGCGCCCGCGGTGAGCGCGGTCGCGCGCAGCCAGGCGCCGCGCCGCGGGCCGTCCACGGCGGCTCCCACGAGGCCCGCCGTGAGCCACAGCGCGCCGTGCTCGCCCGCCCGGGACAGGGCGCGCGCGGCACCGGCGACGCGCGGATCCGCGCCGCTCGCGTGCAGCGCGGAAAGGATGCGGTGGTCCAGGTCGTCGAGGTCGTCGAGGGGGTCCATGCGGATCAACTGTTCACGCCGACCCCGGTGGAACTCCGGCAATATTGAGCGACATCCCATTAATCACCCATTTCGGGGAGCATCGGGAGGTTTCAAAACTAATCGCCGATACAGGGGCGATACGGTCGCCACCATGCCTGCCGAGACCGTTCCCGTCACCGGATGGGGCCGCACCGCTCCCTCCGCCGCCCGTCTGATCCGTCCCCGGACGTACGAGGAGGCCGTGGCCGCGGTCCGGGAGTGCGGGGTCCGCGGAGGCATCCCCAGGGGGCTGGGGCGGGCGTACGGGGACGCGGCACAGAACGCCGGCGGGGCGGTGTGGGACATGACCGGCCTGGACCGGATCCATGTCGTCGACGTGGCCGGCGGGACCGTGCTGTGCGACGCGGGCGTCTCGCTGCACCGGCTGATGGAGGTGCTGCTGCCGCTCGGCTGGTTCGTGCCGGTGACCCCGGGCACCCGGTACGTCACCGTCGGCGGCGCGATCGGCGCCGACATCCACGGCAAGAACCACCACGTCTCCGGCTCCTTCGCCCGTCATGTGCTGTCCTTCGAGCTGCTCACCGCCGACGGCGCGATCCGCACGGTGGGCCACGGCACCCCGCTGTTCGAGGCGACCGCCGGCGGCATGGGCCTGACCGGGGTGATCCTCACGGCCACGGTCCGGCTCCAGCCCGTCGAGACGTCCCTGATGACGGTCGACACCGAACGCGCCGCCGACCTCGACGACCTGATGGCCCGGCTGACCGCCGGCGACCACCGCTACCGCTACTCCGTCGCCTGGATCGACCTCCTCGCGCGCGGGGCGGCCACCGGGCGCGCGGTGCTCACCCGCGGCGACCACGCGCCCCTGGACGCGCTGCCCGCCCGCGCCCGCCGCACGCCGCTCGCCTTCCGCCCCTCCCGCCTCCCGGCCGCCCCCACCCTGCCGAGCGGCCTGCTGAACCGGACGACCGTCGGATGGTTCAACGAACTCTGGTACCGCAGGGCGCCCCGCGCGCGGACCGGCGAACTCCAGCGCCTCTCCGCGTTCTTCCACCCCCTCGACGGCGTCCCGCACTGGAACCGCGTCTACGGCAGGAGCGGCTTCGTGCAGTACCAGTTCGTCGTCGGGTACGGCCACGAGGACGCCCTGCGCCGGATCGTGGACCGCATCGGCGCGCACCGCTGCCCGTCCTTCCTCGCCGTCCTCAAGCGGTTCGGGGAGGCCGACCCCGGCTGGCTCTCCTTCCCGCGCCCCGGCTGGACGCTCGCCCTGGACATCCCGGCCGCCCTGCCCGGCCTCGGCGCCTTCCTCGACGAGCTGGACGAGGAGGTCGCGTCCGCCGGCGGACGCGTCTACCTCGCCAAGGACTCCCGGCTGCGCCCCGAACTGCTCACCGCGATGTACCCGCGCCTGGCCGACTTCCGCGCGCTGCGCGCCGAGCTGGACCCGCGCGGGGTGCTCACCTCCGATCTGTCCCGGCGCCTCAACCTCTAGGAGCTGCAGTGCAGGACGCCTTCGGTCTCCCCCAGTCCCTCCTCGTCCTCGGCGGTACGTCCGAGATCGCGCTGGCGACCGCCCGCCGGCTGATCGCCCGTCGCACCCGCACGGTGTGGCTGGCCGGACGGCCCTCCGCCGCGCTGGACTCGGCCGCCGCCGAGCTGCGCGTCCTCGGCGCCGACGTCCGCACCGTCGCCTTCGACGCCCTCGACCCCGGCTCCCACGAGACGGTCCTCGGCAAGGTCTTCGCCGAGGGCGACATCGATCTCGTCCTGCTCGCCTTCGGTGTCCTCGGCGACCAGGCGCACGACGAACGCGACCCGTCGGCGGCGGTGCGGGTGGCGCAGACGAACTACACCGGCGCGGTGTCGGCGGGTCTGGTGAGCGCCCGCGCGCTCCAGACGCAGGGGCACGGGGCGCTCGTCGTGCTCTCCTCCGTCGCCGGGGAGCGGGCCCGCCGCGCGAACTTCATCTACGGCTCCAGCAAGGCGGGCCTCGACGCGTTCGCCCAGGGGCTGGGAGACGCGTTGCAGGGCACCGGGGCGCACGTCATGGTCGTACGGCCCGGGTTCGTGCGGACGCGGATGACCGCGGGGCTTCCCGAGGCGCCGCTCGCCACGACGGCGGAGGAGGTGGCGGCGGCGGTGGAGGTGGGGTTGCGGCGCCGGGCGGAGGTGGTGTGGGTGCCGGGGGTGTTGAGGGTGGTGATGTCGGCGTTGCGGCATGTGCCGCGGGGGGTGTTTCGACGGTTGCCCGTTTAGGGGCAGGTGGTTCGGCTGCCGGCCCGGTGGGGGCTGGTCGCGCCCGCGCGGCGGAGCCGTATGTCGATACCGCCCCGCGCCCCTGAGGGGCGCGTCCGGTCACCGGGTCGGCAAGGAGTCCCGGTCCGCGTGTGCCGTCTGCGGCGGGATCACCGGGCCGCCGAACGTGTACTCGCGGAGCTGGCGCCAGACGCCGTCCGGGCCCTGTTCGTGGAGGGCGAAGCCGGTGCAGGACCAGTCGGCCTCGTAGCCGGAGAGCTCCTCGAAGGCGCGGTCCATCGCCTCGTCGTCGATGCCGTGCGCCACGGTGACATGCGGGTGGTACGGGAACAGCAGCTCCCGCACCAGCGGGCCGGAGGCGTCCCGGACGAGCTGCTGGAGCCAGGCGCAGACCTCGGCGCCCTCGACGACCTTGACGTACACCACCGGCGACAGCGGCCGGAAGGTGCCGGTGCCGCAGAGCCGCATCGGGAAGGGGCGGCCGGTCGCGGCGACCTCGCTGAGATGGGC
It includes:
- a CDS encoding ABC transporter substrate-binding protein, producing MRILVTLLVLAIVGLGGWQLLPSRENSDATITVGTTDTITSLDPAGAYDAGSWALFSNVFQSLLTYAPGGVSPVPDAAKSCSFPKSGLTTYTCELRDDLTFPSGRKVTAEDVKFSFDRVKKINADVGPASLLSTLKSVDADGLKVTFHLTTPDATFPFKVATGAGSIVDHTRYPADGLRSGTSVDGTGPYTLASYTKGKRVDLEPNARYKGAVKTGAPIELRYYADPDALEKGWKAKDLDVASRQLPPAVLASLNASDPDMRVSEADSSETRNLYFNTRASSPLHSTDVRKAMAWLINREQLAATVYDGTVDPLYSLIPAGLTGHTTSFFDTYPRQSTEKAGKLLQEAGVSIPVHFTYGYGLGSGAAEAEAKEIKRQLEASGLFKVDVKGYEWTDFQKRWASGKLDAYAVGWVADYPDPDTYAGPLVGTGSTMNTGYSSKTVDGYITNSQRYADRSQVADDFRNLQQTVADDVPVIPLWQRKEYVVTDADVGGGQYLADGNGVFRLWSLSWI
- a CDS encoding metallophosphoesterase; this translates as MVVVFALLALTVLVGANWYLWRRLFRDTTRGPGWARRGGAALIAGGWALAIGALVGERTGAPFWLQRTLAWPGFLWLALSIYLLLGVVAGEIVRPLLRRFLERRARAGQPAPAPVPAGARTGAAERSAPVAPESPAGPPGPEPSEPVAPPAETGGPSRRLFVSRVVGGAAAAVAVGTVGAGTYGVLRGPKVKRVTVPLAKLPRTAHGYRIAVVSDIHLGPVLGRGFAQKVVDTINATQPDLIAVVGDLVDGSVKDLGPAAAPLAGLRARHGSFFVTGNHEYFSGAEQWVEEVRRLGIDPLENERTELPWFDLAGVNDLAGESEGQGPDFTRALGDRDTTRACVLLAHQPVQIHDAVRHGVDLQLSGHTHGGQLFPGNLIAGAANPTLAGLERYGDTQLYVSRGAGAWGPPTRVGAPSDITVIELASRQA
- a CDS encoding SCO4848 family membrane protein; this translates as MKLSRPLSWFLLAFGVWSWIIWVTFIKNLAKDSSGLAFDDGHPTAYFWVHLTLAVVSFVLGTAIGVIGLRGLRALRRTS
- a CDS encoding D-alanyl-D-alanine carboxypeptidase; the protein is MIQLHTPKASRNQERGRLSFMGSVSPSGVRFDDGGGEGGGTSRRLPGTFSVVPAPMKQTVRRSLLVTAASLTSFALSAPVSLAAPSPTPSSSPSPSGSASPSATPPATMSSVGGARLGQAGTQVALAGDAPVVPKDLTARSWIVADAESGDVLAAHNAHWRLPPASTMKMLFADTVLPKFPRTTAHKVVPKDLEGIGSGSSLVGIKENETYTVHDLWLGVFLRSGNDAVHVLSSMNGGVADTVKEMNQHAEELQALDTHVVSPDGYDAPGQVSSAYDLTLIARSGLQKKDFREYCSTVSAKFPGETKKNKKGKKVRGSFEIQNTNRLLAGDYDISQYPGIAGVKNGNTTNAGATFTGVAERAGRVLLVTVMNPEKTDHNEVYKETAKLFDWGFAAAGKVTPVGELVPPQGAAPSAQASAQPGANPSSGASAEAGRGGTSQQPVASAVADDGSRGMWTALGIAGGVVVLLAAGAYVVNRRWPLPDLVRRRR
- a CDS encoding YihY/virulence factor BrkB family protein — translated: MDWLKQLPGIGPWVARLMATHGWRSYERLDRVKWTRLAAAMTFISFIALFPLLTLAAAIAAATLSESQQQELQNKIADQVPGISDQLNIHDLVQNAGTVGLIAGALLLLTGIGWVGQMRDCLRAVWELPDQEENPVLSKGKDAGILVGLGGAVLVTLAISTVASALVGRITDALGIDKAGWGGILLRVAAFTIAVLADFLLLLYVLTLLPGVEPTRRRLLVAALIGAVGFELLKLLLSGYMQGVAGKSMYGAFGVPIALLLWINLTSKLVLYCAAWTATGSAPESAFDEDVSGDGVPDPATASGG
- a CDS encoding GtrA family protein encodes the protein MVAARRELLGFAAVGLVAYAADLGLFTWLRGPAGLGPLTAKTLSFLAGCTVAYLGNTLGTYRHARARGPHSYAVFFAVNLAGALVQLLCLTVSHYGLGLTSRRADTVSGAVVGMALATVLRFWGTRTLVFRVNHRERGRVGSWTG
- a CDS encoding decaprenyl-phosphate phosphoribosyltransferase, which translates into the protein MADTVLHPQRTHRRRVPPPRSPRPGGLLRGLLRTARPKQWVKNALVVAAPAAAGRLLTAGTLTELALVFALFTACAAAVYLVNDARDAEADRAHPVKRHRPVAAGQVPVPVAYAVGGALAVLAPLLAARLTNPAVALLLTAYLGMQLAYCVSLKHVLVVDLVVVTTGFLMRAVAGGLALGIPLSRWFLITTGFGALFMVSAKRYSEAVQMAGKAGVTRVLLTEYTTGYLRFVWQLAAGVAVLGYCLWALEESGAPHPGLLPWRQLSMVAFILAVLRYAVFADRGTAGEPEEVVLGDRALALIGLAWLAMYALAVAHW
- a CDS encoding phosphatase PAP2 family protein, yielding MDPLDDLDDLDHRILSALHASGADPRVAGAARALSRAGEHGALWLTAGLVGAAVDGPRRGAWLRATALTAGAHVASMGVKRIVRRPRPAHVDPLVRTAGRHSFPSSHATSAAAAAVAFGALGAPAVAPLALAVCLSRLVVGVHYPSDVAAGAALGALTARLGKRWMTEGRHG
- a CDS encoding FAD-binding protein, yielding MPAETVPVTGWGRTAPSAARLIRPRTYEEAVAAVRECGVRGGIPRGLGRAYGDAAQNAGGAVWDMTGLDRIHVVDVAGGTVLCDAGVSLHRLMEVLLPLGWFVPVTPGTRYVTVGGAIGADIHGKNHHVSGSFARHVLSFELLTADGAIRTVGHGTPLFEATAGGMGLTGVILTATVRLQPVETSLMTVDTERAADLDDLMARLTAGDHRYRYSVAWIDLLARGAATGRAVLTRGDHAPLDALPARARRTPLAFRPSRLPAAPTLPSGLLNRTTVGWFNELWYRRAPRARTGELQRLSAFFHPLDGVPHWNRVYGRSGFVQYQFVVGYGHEDALRRIVDRIGAHRCPSFLAVLKRFGEADPGWLSFPRPGWTLALDIPAALPGLGAFLDELDEEVASAGGRVYLAKDSRLRPELLTAMYPRLADFRALRAELDPRGVLTSDLSRRLNL
- a CDS encoding decaprenylphospho-beta-D-erythro-pentofuranosid-2-ulose 2-reductase → MQDAFGLPQSLLVLGGTSEIALATARRLIARRTRTVWLAGRPSAALDSAAAELRVLGADVRTVAFDALDPGSHETVLGKVFAEGDIDLVLLAFGVLGDQAHDERDPSAAVRVAQTNYTGAVSAGLVSARALQTQGHGALVVLSSVAGERARRANFIYGSSKAGLDAFAQGLGDALQGTGAHVMVVRPGFVRTRMTAGLPEAPLATTAEEVAAAVEVGLRRRAEVVWVPGVLRVVMSALRHVPRGVFRRLPV
- a CDS encoding 2'-5' RNA ligase family protein, with amino-acid sequence MGTVTIGVSIAVPEPHGSLLQERRAGFGDAAAHGIPTHVTLLPPTEIEASDLPAVDAHLSEVAATGRPFPMRLCGTGTFRPLSPVVYVKVVEGAEVCAWLQQLVRDASGPLVRELLFPYHPHVTVAHGIDDEAMDRAFEELSGYEADWSCTGFALHEQGPDGVWRQLREYTFGGPVIPPQTAHADRDSLPTR